The Gopherus flavomarginatus isolate rGopFla2 chromosome 4, rGopFla2.mat.asm, whole genome shotgun sequence genomic interval TTAACAGGGCCAAGGTACTCCCTTGCATGAGCCACAGTATTGTTCTCAGACACTTTTCAGACCGTTCCCATCCACACAGTCCAGGGGAAACCTGATAGAATGTTGCCAGGAACAACCATAGACCCAAGCGTAACTAGCACTGCTCTACAGTGGCCCTGCCCATGGCTCTGTGACATCCCCTGAGCAATCTTCTTGCAAGAACCATTTTGTTTAATCAGAATTGGGTGGCCTGGTTTTCAATGGTAATTGATTCCAGTGGGCCTGGCAGCTTTTCACCAGCTCCTCAGAGATGAGGACcatgtttttatttctgtataGCATCCAGTGCCCTTCCgagaactcccactgactgcaggaGTACCTGCATTAAGGGACTGTGGCACTGTGGGATGACAGTTTTAGAAATAGGTGAGTCAAGCCACCAAAATTTTGCCCTACATATCAGCCAATTTGCACAGTAATAGCAATTAAAGGACTTTTGTTCTCCACGATGCTCTGGAAAGATAGAAACTTTCCAGACAGGAACTGTGAAATTCCCCATTAAGTTGACTCACTAGGAAACCGTACAGTATTTATACAAAAAAATATGGGGCATTTATACAAATTGTAGCATAATGCAACATCCTATTGCATACAACTGTGTAATATTGGTGTTGCATTATGCTACAGTTTGTATAAAATCTGAACAACACCTGAGACACAAATGAGTGAGGACAGAGAATCTAAAGCACCAAGGAAAATAGCCGCATTCCAGACTTTACTACTTCAAGCTGTTTCATGCTACGCTCGTTTCTAGATCTTCAGCAATTTTGGCCAAAGAAAAATGAAAGTTACTAAACGTCTGAAACAGAGGGTTACGGTGGTACCCCCAGCTTAGCCCCAACTGCATAGACCTGAGGAGGAAAGTGGGAACATCTACATTTGAAAGTTAGTTATTCAAAGCAAGTGACCCAACCCACCTCTTCCACATACTGGTACATTATAGACTTGACAGCCTGTATGTTTGTGGCATCCATCATTAAAGTGACAGCTTGTCCTTTCCGAATCTTCACTACCCCCCTAAATACCTGTTTGTTATTGTAACAGGCCGCCAGAGTGGCGATGGCCATCACCTAGGGAGAAATGACAAAAATAGCATTTACTCTGTTCTGTTAGCCGTGCAcgcagggtgaaatcctgactccatttgAAATTGACGGCAAagcacccattgatttcaatggggcaggATTTCAACCACAGTGTAAAAGGCAGAGCTTAGCTTAAAGCAGAAGATAGAGGAATGATTTCTAAAGAAGCAATGCTCACAatggaagactgaagcaaagacaaGGAAGACAGAACAGAAAGGTTCCTAATATTTTCAATATTAACTATGTAGGATTGTCTTAGTTTAGGAGAAAAAAAAGAGTCCTGTTTATTTACATTCATCTGGCAGCAACCCTCTCCAACCCCTCACACCATATCCAAAAGCAGAGTCATTCCCTTGGGGAAACACAATTTCTCAGGACGAGGAGAACACTCAAAATGCATGGTAAGCTCCACATTGAATGTATTTATGCATTGTTATTAAATAATGCTACTATTAAACACTACGCATAGACTACAAAAGACATCCAATTCCAAGGGAGAGGATGAAGCAGTTAGAAGATCCTGTTTAAAACATCTGTAAATGTTAACCTACCTGCGGAATAGCGCAGAAGTTGAAGACACTTTGGGTTTTCAGTCTAGATAAGTAGGTGAGGACATTAGGGATATGGTGTAAAGCATTTATGATCAGTTCATTCATACACTGGACGGCCATGTCAATGTTCTCTGGCTTGGCGAGATCCGACAGCTTCTTGGCATACCTGCTCCAAACCTGGGAATGCCAACAGGACATAGGAACACCACTCAGCCGTTAGCACTTTTCAGGCATTCATATTCAAAGGGGGCCCACATCAAATTGTTCAAACAAAAATCTTATTACTGAACGCCACCTCATTCTCGTAATCAGACCTCGCTGCAGTCAGAAAAAGGACCTTTAAAACACTCGAGTTTACTCTGGCCTCCAATTCCATTCAGCCCCATTATAGGGCCTCTCTCAGTGAGACATACTGGGGTACAGAGACTAACTTCCAGGAGAGAGTCCTACCAAAGTGGTGAATTTCTAGACTGGCACAAATCAAAAGCATGTGGATCCTACTCTGCTAAGAAGAATTTCACCCAGGTGGGAGCTCTGAAGCTGAACATCCAAGCCTCTGATTCCGCAATCCACTTACACATTTATTACAATAGTGATTTCATATCCTGCCAGTGGTACAGGTACGCGGAGCACAGCAATAGCATCCAGAGTGTTCTCTGACAGCAGAGGTTTCTCTAAATGCTCTGCTGAACAGGTGCATGGCCAAGGACAATAAGCCTGGTCTCCTAGATCGCAGCTTTGCTCCGTGATCACAGGGAGGCAAAAACAGCGCTGACGTTCCAGCTTCTCTTCTGGGTTCTGCTTTAATGGACACATTAATGAGACGTTTGGATGTGAGCCATGCACTTGCCATCCCTTTGTGTGGCAGTTATTAGTATGCAAATTTATCAGTGTTAGCAATAGGGTTTAGCCCCTGTGGGACACACACTGCTAAatgtgactgctcagagctctaggGCAAAAGCATTTGGCCTAACTCCAGACAAAACAGACTTGGGCAAGTTTTTTTGAAAAAGCCCAGAGTTCTATATCAGAATAGGAACTGAAAGTGAATTCTGTTAAATGAGTCTCCTAACTAGTTCTGACTAAACTGCATCAGTACCAGTATCTCCAGACCTGTCCCTTTCAGATGAGCTGTCTGCATCACAACACTAACACTTCCTAATGAGCTGTATCTAGCAGAAGTTCTCATCTAAAAAAGGTCTGGTTTCCTTTACCTCTCTGGGCCAGAATTCTCTTCCTGCCAGCTGGTCCTCCAGATAATCATGGATGATGATGGCTTTCTCAATGAAGATGCCCATGGAATTGGCAAGCTCTGTGTCCTGTCCTATGATAGGATCTTCTAGCTCCAGCACAGAGAACAGACGGGAAAGGCCAATGCCCACCAGTCCAACAACGTAGTGACAATACTGCCAGgtttggaaagggaaaaaaatgtgtatCAATCTATATCCCTTAGTCCAAATGGCTACAGCAAAATGACACCTATCAGTTACTGAGTGTGCCGTGTGTTCCTTTCCTTGTTTTGATGACTATGTTGGGCGTACTTCTTTCATCTCTGAATTCAGAGTTACATGGGCTGAGCACTCCTAAATATGTCTCTTCATGCCTGTGCTTGACAGCCAACATCCCTACACCAGGAATATGCTTCTGCAGCATGGAGTCTACCACCAGAGAACTGCTCCACTCAGGAAAAATAGGAAATATGTCATCCACAGTTGTTAGCGGCTCAGGGGTTCCGCTTTCCAGATGAAAGACCCACATGAAAGCagctgctccagtggcccattCTAGTCAAAGAGCTCCAAAACAGCATCATAAGgatgtaagaacagccatactgggtcagaccagaggtccacctagcccagtatcctgtcttctgactgtggccaatggcagatgccccagagggaatgaacagaacaagtaatcatcaagtgatccatcccctgtctcccattccagCCTCAAGCAAACAGAGCTAGGGACACCGTCCCTTCAAGGCTCTTTTGTGGACATTTACAAACACTGTCATCCACAAAGGTCAGTAACAACATACAGCAGCTATTCAATGCCTGGTGAAAGTTCACAGAGATCTCATAGCTAAGATAACTCTTTACATTCACACTGAAGGGGGCTGCCCAAGTAGCAAGACTCTGAGTTAACACTTTGTCTTTTGCTCATTTTGGGTACCTTATCTACAACTGGGCGAGTATCACCAATCCCAGGGGAGAAGAAACTGGAATGATCATGCTGATGGCTGCGGCAAGTGCAGAATGCCAGACCTCCAACAGGGACTGTGGGTGTTGCTCTGAGCATGCTCTCCATGCTCACTTACAGATTTACTTACTTTATCCCACTCTTGCAGGGACTCAACCTTCTTTTGCAAGAACTCGGCCATACCGGCTCCCATCTTGTGACAAATAGCTGCAATCACATCTCGATACACCTTTGCCAGGTTCCTGAACTCCAAGGAGATCTACAGCAGAAATCACAAGAAAACATACATAGTACTGAAAGTGAAGCAGAATTTGGCATTTATTAACAGGCTAAGAGAATAATAGGTTACAGCATAATGGGGTTTTTTCCTGCTCCCCACTGAAGGGACTGGCAAAActccccactggcttcagtggcagcagattCAAGCCACTCAGCAGTAAACACAGATTCAGCAAGTTCTTAAACAAAAATTTCTCTGATCTTTGGCCACAGCTCAGATGCAGTCTGTGTCTTCATGAAGACAGTATGACCTTGGGTAGCAACACTTCATGAATGATGGACTTACAACAATAAACTCTGTGGGAAGAGTCCCAGCAAGTGAACAGCAGGTAAACTGATGGGAACAGTGGAAAAAAAGAGATTTCCAGTGTTCTTTTGAAGCTCGGCTCTCTATCTCCTCCCCAAGGGCCATCTCCCCAGATGTCAGCATGTGTGCATTGCCACTGGATGCCTTCTTCCCAGGCTAAGCAGCATCCTCACATCACTCCTAGCCTCAAACTGCTCCCACAGCTCTCCACGTATTCCAGAGCCTAGTTCAAAGCTGCTCTCCTTCTTCTTAAAGCAACCCATGGATTGGTCTTTATCTTCCAGACCTCATCTCTTTCTTTTCTCCACTCCCCGAATCCTCTATTCACCTAGCAtcagtctttctctctctcacttcacCCAAACGTCCTCTTCTGACAGCTGATGGAGCCTCCTTATACTACTATTCTTCTGGCCTATCCTTGGTACTGTGTCTTTCCCTATGattgtaattttcttttaatatttcatAGACGTgtagccagaaaggaccactaggATCATCTGGCcccacctcctgcataacacaggccagaagtTTCCATCATCAGCAGCAGTTCCATCACTGAGCTCAGTAACTCCTGGTTGAACTAGACCATACCTttaagaaagacatccagtctcaaTTTAAAGACTCctggtgacagagaatccaccacatccatGGTTACCTTGCCCTAATGGGTAATTCTCCTCACTGTTTTAAAggtgcatcttatttccagtctgaatgtgtctagctgtatctttcagtcactggatcttgttatgcctttgtctgctaaattaaagagttCTCCGGTAGAgtctaaccttctctttgataaaataaatagaacaAGCTCCTCAAGACTCTTGTAAGTAAGTAACAGATTCTCCAAAGCCTCCACCAAGGTAACTCCCTCCATAAACTGGGCATCAGGAGGTCACAGAGCAAGTTGCTATCATTCCCCTTCCCTCCAGAGTATGTCACACCTGAGGTCTATTGACATGGAGAGCATGAATTAATGAGTCTGTCATTCACAGTATGAAGCTGATCTACTTTTTCAACACCCAAGGGAACATATAAATTTTAGTGCCAAGTTTTCAGTGGGTGACCCTCACTTGCACACACGCAAAGTTTATCAGCATGTAGTTTCCCTCCGATTTTGAATGCAGTCACATGTGCAAGTGAGTAGACCCCCTAAATCACCAGTCATGCACAACTGCAGTGAAATGTACATGACTGTAGGTATGTGAATGGATATGATTTTGGGCCTCTAAAACATAGTCCTCAGTGTCAAAGCTGGGAAGTGCCTCAAATTCTGGGGCAGTTAAATTGTTTTCTGCATCCCTTATTCATATGTTGGGCAATGCAGGCCAACAGCAAACCCGGTGACACTCCAGCAGGCATTGCCAATGACCATGTCTTCAGTCAACTGGCAATTCCTACATACCAAATTGCAAAGATATTTGAAGCGGATACTGCTAGTAGTCAACATATGGGTTATATTTTCGTTTGAAACATGGAAACAAATGGCTCACCGTTGGAAAGTCCTCAAGCACTTGCTTATACTTCTCCTTGCTCTCCATGTATCTCCAGTCCGGCTGATACAGATAGGAGTGGAAGTCATGCAACATTGGGACCTTGGTTTCTAAACTGATGGTCATATCATCTTCTACAGTGTCCAGAGCTCGGAGAACCAGGTACAATATGCACACAGCATGACTACGGAGGGAGAAAATGATTCCCTATTACTTGGGATTCCCTATTACTCAGGAAAGTAGTTACAAACTATCACATGGCTTTTGTAACAGACATTCTCAAATTAAAAAGTCCAGCAGCAAAGTGGGGGCTATCCAAtgtattgcactgaatgcagcatgtatgattacctgccttgtgggcaggaGACGTAtgtgtgtgcattcggtgcaaggagcttaAGGCCATCAGAGACCGAGTGGGCTCTGGacaccagagtggctgaactggaggagctaagggaggcagagaggtagaatcatagaatcaaagagtTAGTCTAGCCCCCTAATTTACCCCCCTGCCATGATGCAGGGCTTGttttgtctaaaccatccaagacagatggttccagcctccttttgaaaacctccagcgaaggagcttccacaacctccctaggtggTCCGTTCCATTGTCTTGCTGTGATCtataaaaaggggtaaacagtgaggggaCAAAGTTTGCAGTTGATACAAAATTGCtgagaaaagttacaaagggatctcacacaaCAGGGTGAGtgagcaacaaaatgacagatgaaattaaGTATTGATTAATGCAAGGTAATGCGtactggaaaacacaatcccaactatacacacaaaatgatggtgtcttatttagctgttaccactcagaaaTGAGATCttggagttctctgaaaacatccgatcaatgtgcagtggcagtcaaaaaagctaacaatgttaggaatcattagaaaaGGTCTAACTCAGTGTCTATATTATTTTCATTCTTTACAATGGAGCAAATCATGGCATTCACTAAGTACTATCAGTTTCTATTGTGCAGAAAAGATTttgccttagggcttgtctacgttTGAAATGCCAGTGCAGCTTCCAGGTAGACACTGCCTATgccgacaggaggggttctcccgtcAGGGTAggcaatccacctccccaagtggcagtagctaggttgaggAAGAATTCTTCTGGAGGTTAGGTCGGTTTAAGTACACCACTCACGGGGGTGGATTTTTTAcaaccctgagtgatgtagctgggtcgacctaactttttagtgtagaccaggtcttagttaCTTTTGGTTCCAGTTTAGCTAGAAGATGCAGAGAGGGTATTTTCTTTGTTAGGACTAGATCATTCACAGAGAAGAAACCAAGcaggagttgaaaaagcaggaaagctgctTTTTTCTTCCAGACTATGAATAAAACCTTGGTGTGAAAGGACAAGATCTCAAAATTCTACCAACTTGAAGaccatggggccagattttcaaaggtatttaggctcctaatgatgcagataggcacttctgaaaatgccaCCAGGCTCCAAAGAAGGTCAGGTACCTATCTCCTACTGACTGTGCCTGTTTGTGGTGCTTCTGCTGGGCTCTTGCTGCTTGCGTAACCCTCTACTGACCAGCTAAGCTAGGTGCTCCCATGGTATGGATACATTTACATTAACCCTGTCCCGGCCAGCCCAGCTAACTCCCTCATGTCCAGTTCCCCACTGTGGACACTCCCTCACCGCAGCTCCCCGTCCAGCGCCTGGATGATGGGGGCAAAGCTCCGGCTGGTCTGGTTCAGGTACTGGTAGCAGGTCTTGAGGTTGTCGCTGAGCGCATCCTgcgggcagagcagaggggacacaGGCTGCTGGAAGTGTGCAAGGTCAGGCAGACCCCAGAGGGGAAGCTGTGGTGCAAAAGCCGGCTGGCCCCTGCAGAGCTGGTCCAGGGGCAAGGAGGAACATACACTGGATACCCCACTGTCCCTGGCCACCCTACCACAGGGGGAGCAGCATGGTCTGCTGTGCCTCCTAGCAGAGTTctgggaggcctggagagagcaCCCATCCCTTAATCCTGTGTGCCCCAGAGACCATGACCACCAACGACTGATACTGGACCCCCAGGGAGAGTCCCCTCCCCATTAATTCCATGCACCTTGGAGCAAACCGTGACTTAACGCTATGTGAAATGGCCACCCCTCGTGCCACCTAGCAGGATATCTTGCAGCCTCAATAATTATGTTCAATGCATAGCACCTTCTCTGTGCTGCTAGATGGTAAAGATGGATTTAAAATCTATAGGTGAGTTATTTGCCCGTCCACTAGTGCACTGCAAGGCTTTATGGAATAGAAACATGCATGGCTAAGAAAAGAAAacagtcaacttgaaatctagttgATTTTTGAAGTTTAAATTAGTTCCCTGTACTACACTTCCCTGGGTTCTGCTGCTTTATGGTTTTACATTCacattttccttcttttccctgtatttttcactcccctAACCTCATGTGGAAGCACAACACAAACAGGGGCAAACTGACTGGCTATGCAGAGAAATGCTGATTCCTGAAAGTAATTTACCACCACCAGACCCCAGTTGTCAggactgaacctgggacctccggagcatagtgcatgagcctctatcacATAAGCTAAAAGCCAACAGGCGGTtagttaaggctgtagagcagactcatgaTCTCTCTCTAGGTGGTCTCAGTGCCATTAGATGGGATAGAGcagcacacccaggaggtgtgtgggttacagtaACTTGATATGAAATGTTGTCATATGCAATGAGTAAAGCTAGGAAGGAAACTCCCAGAATAAATGGGGTTTCCTCTGATCTCTGTCTGTTGCAGTACTCTTTGGTATCACTTGTAATGCTAGACAGGTAAAACATTTTCAGACAGGAGCATGATAGAAAGTTAAAGTGTTGGTTTAGTATCTTTTATTGACCAAGGGAGAATTTTATGACCCAAAAACTTTCAGACCAAGAGGGAtctgtccatattgaatttcctATATCCATCCACATTTTTAGACAGACCATTCCCCATCTCATCTCAGCTGGAGATGGGATAATTAAACCCAGGGGAAATGATCAGCCCTAACTGTAACAGAGATTgtttggagggagagggggaacatATTTTGAAAGTGTTTTCTCCAAGGGGAATGACTTGCCTCACATTAGTGTCAATCTGAAAATAGTTGCTTAAAAATAGCACTTACCATCCTTCTGAACAGTGACTGCTAGCAGCCACCAGCTTGGGAACACAAAGTAATGCCTCAGTCCTACTAGCTGATCAACACTGGTGTGCCCCACTGGGCTGCGAAACAGGCAAGATCTGCTCTCAGTGAGCCCCAGTGACACTCACTGATCACATCCACACAGATCAGCTTGCAGGACCTGTGCCTTAGGCCACAGCTACACTGCAAACTTTGGCTGACACAAGCTACACTGGCATACAGCCGTCACAGTTAGtattttgcgtgtgtgtgtgcatatgtaacactgacagacccctgTTGTTGGCAGGTGGGATCGAACAATGAGTaattgacagaacaagaagcaatggtctcaagttgcaatggaggaggatcaggggtgaaagtaatttatagaacttaccggtactgctggaatcctgaggggggcgtggcctcatctggaagaggcgtggcctctcaagatttaaaggccctggggaaccagctgtggctgggagacccagagcctttaaatcaaccaggggctcccagcagaAGAGGTGGCTAGGAGCCCCCTGGAGCTCGGGGCAAATTAAAgcgcctggggctctggccgccagggggaaccACGAGCTTTGTGTggctggagcagggatttaaagggctcagagctcctgccgctgagggaagcctggagccctttaaatcctggcccgagcctggctgccagagccatgGCCagaattcaaagggctctgtgcagcccagagccctttcaatccccgctGTGGAAGTCGGTGTGGTCCAGCaaggcatactggctcttgccggtgcACCGGACCAAACCGGACTGCACCCGCTTACTTCACCTCTGGGGAggattaggttggatattaggaaaaacattttcactaggagggtggtgaaggactagaatgggttacctagggaggtggtggaatctccatcctcagaggtttttaaagtcaggctt includes:
- the FDFT1 gene encoding squalene synthase isoform X1, encoding MERVGKWLGHPREIYNLLRFKMGGGTAVMPPRDQDALSDNLKTCYQYLNQTSRSFAPIIQALDGELRHAVCILYLVLRALDTVEDDMTISLETKVPMLHDFHSYLYQPDWRYMESKEKYKQVLEDFPTISLEFRNLAKVYRDVIAAICHKMGAGMAEFLQKKVESLQEWDKYCHYVVGLVGIGLSRLFSVLELEDPIIGQDTELANSMGIFIEKAIIIHDYLEDQLAGREFWPREVWSRYAKKLSDLAKPENIDMAVQCMNELIINALHHIPNVLTYLSRLKTQSVFNFCAIPQVMAIATLAACYNNKQVFRGVVKIRKGQAVTLMMDATNIQAVKSIMYQYVEEIYRKIPSTDPSSNKTQQILVSIQTICFPNGTVVSCNRYAPIYLSCAMLLAALSWRYLSAMLEALEEDV
- the FDFT1 gene encoding squalene synthase isoform X4, which produces MTISLETKVPMLHDFHSYLYQPDWRYMESKEKYKQVLEDFPTISLEFRNLAKVYRDVIAAICHKMGAGMAEFLQKKVESLQEWDKYCHYVVGLVGIGLSRLFSVLELEDPIIGQDTELANSMGIFIEKAIIIHDYLEDQLAGREFWPREVWSRYAKKLSDLAKPENIDMAVQCMNELIINALHHIPNVLTYLSRLKTQSVFNFCAIPQVMAIATLAACYNNKQVFRGVVKIRKGQAVTLMMDATNIQAVKSIMYQYVEEIYRKIPSTDPSSNKTQQILVSIQTICFPNGTVVSCNRYAPIYLSCAMLLAALSWRYLSAMLEALEEDV
- the FDFT1 gene encoding squalene synthase isoform X2, which gives rise to MAGGHAVCILYLVLRALDTVEDDMTISLETKVPMLHDFHSYLYQPDWRYMESKEKYKQVLEDFPTISLEFRNLAKVYRDVIAAICHKMGAGMAEFLQKKVESLQEWDKYCHYVVGLVGIGLSRLFSVLELEDPIIGQDTELANSMGIFIEKAIIIHDYLEDQLAGREFWPREVWSRYAKKLSDLAKPENIDMAVQCMNELIINALHHIPNVLTYLSRLKTQSVFNFCAIPQVMAIATLAACYNNKQVFRGVVKIRKGQAVTLMMDATNIQAVKSIMYQYVEEIYRKIPSTDPSSNKTQQILVSIQTICFPNGTVVSCNRYAPIYLSCAMLLAALSWRYLSAMLEALEEDV
- the FDFT1 gene encoding squalene synthase isoform X3, producing MERVGKWLGHPREIYNLLRFKMGGGTAVMPPRDQDALSDNLKTCYQYLNQTSRSFAPIIQALDGELRHAVCILYLVLRALDTVEDDMTISLETKVPMLHDFHSYLYQPDWRYMESKEKYKQVLEDFPTISLEFRNLAKVYRDVIAAICHKMGAGMAEFLQKKVESLQEWDKVWSRYAKKLSDLAKPENIDMAVQCMNELIINALHHIPNVLTYLSRLKTQSVFNFCAIPQVMAIATLAACYNNKQVFRGVVKIRKGQAVTLMMDATNIQAVKSIMYQYVEEIYRKIPSTDPSSNKTQQILVSIQTICFPNGTVVSCNRYAPIYLSCAMLLAALSWRYLSAMLEALEEDV